In the genome of Carnobacterium pleistocenium FTR1, one region contains:
- a CDS encoding glycosyltransferase family 2 protein produces the protein MKNIYTNSLVSIIVPVYNSEEFIAENLLSILNQDHKNLEAIMVDDGSTDNSMNIIKEIAGNDNRVKYIRQDNQGAPAARNNGLKHSQGDFLYFIDSDDRLSHRAVSLMLISLSITGADIVIGQYQNMDENGNLNHIQDFGYSKPNILTTKKNLKELVFLPPFPGNKMYKMSIIKDNQIKFASVKIAQDLNFYLKALLCANKVSIIDEVVYYYRFRLGSISNTYTKSILEIKESIRDVESFYKDKNQFDQSLFANIKFLYYSYQLSKIPQIKSGKERSFVFKSLKKDLKKINRNSLYPNIYRKKYWNTTLKINMEFIFLSKFYQNYQNKKK, from the coding sequence GTGAAGAATATCTATACGAATAGTTTGGTTTCAATAATAGTTCCAGTTTATAATTCAGAAGAATTTATAGCTGAGAACCTTTTATCAATCTTAAATCAAGATCACAAAAATTTAGAAGCCATAATGGTAGATGATGGGTCTACGGATAACTCCATGAATATTATCAAAGAAATAGCAGGAAATGATAATAGAGTTAAGTATATTCGACAAGATAATCAAGGAGCACCAGCAGCTAGAAATAATGGACTGAAACATTCACAAGGCGATTTCTTATATTTTATTGATTCAGATGATAGATTAAGTCATCGAGCAGTTTCTTTAATGTTAATTTCGCTTTCAATAACAGGTGCTGATATTGTAATTGGACAATACCAAAATATGGATGAAAATGGTAATTTAAACCATATACAAGATTTTGGTTATAGTAAGCCAAATATACTTACAACGAAAAAAAATCTTAAAGAGTTAGTGTTTTTGCCTCCTTTTCCTGGAAATAAAATGTATAAAATGTCTATAATAAAGGATAATCAAATTAAGTTTGCTAGTGTTAAGATAGCACAAGATTTGAATTTCTATTTAAAAGCATTATTGTGTGCTAATAAAGTTTCAATTATTGATGAAGTAGTTTATTATTATAGGTTTAGATTAGGTAGTATCAGTAATACCTATACTAAATCAATATTAGAAATAAAAGAAAGTATACGCGATGTCGAATCCTTTTATAAAGATAAAAATCAATTTGATCAATCATTATTTGCAAATATAAAATTTTTGTATTATTCATACCAACTATCAAAAATACCACAAATAAAAAGTGGAAAAGAACGAAGTTTTGTTTTTAAAAGTTTAAAAAAGGATTTAAAAAAAATAAATAGGAATTCTTTATACCCAAATATATATAGAAAAAAGTATTGGAATACCACATTAAAAATAAATATGGAATTTATCTTTTTAAGTAAATTTTATCAAAACTATCAAAATAAAAAAAAGTGA
- a CDS encoding glycosyltransferase family 2 protein produces the protein METPLISVIIPVFNIAEYLPRCIDSVINQTYKQLEIILIDDGSTDKSPEICKSYVQKDKRVTFISKKNGGQGSARNVGLSLCIGDYITFVDSDDWLVNDIYTHCVDIIKKSKPDIVSFNCIETNGNIEIDTDSNFQLESVSNDDLLRDYLYRGQTDRAPFTVWRKIYKKEIIKKIKFDEGKINEDIVFNFKVLSKANSLVHTSKIGYYYYQGNKSTTRNGLRKRDFDLLDASDQLIELAKNEKNKEIYYLARVKEARSYFSLLAKIAMYGFEDDTLDQKEVIKSLKKNLRKKYTFLLKSPIPLSRKLMAGLLIIDVKLLSEPLKMYKKIKK, from the coding sequence ATGGAAACTCCACTTATTAGTGTAATTATTCCAGTTTTTAACATAGCGGAATATTTACCAAGATGTATTGATTCGGTAATTAATCAAACCTATAAACAGCTAGAAATTATTCTAATTGATGATGGATCAACAGATAAAAGTCCAGAAATTTGTAAATCATATGTTCAAAAAGATAAGAGAGTAACGTTCATCTCAAAGAAAAACGGTGGGCAGGGAAGTGCAAGAAACGTAGGATTAAGTTTATGTATCGGTGATTATATTACATTTGTGGATAGTGATGATTGGCTAGTAAATGACATTTATACACATTGTGTAGATATCATAAAAAAAAGCAAACCAGATATTGTTAGTTTTAATTGTATCGAAACTAATGGAAATATAGAAATTGATACTGATTCAAATTTCCAATTGGAGTCTGTATCTAATGATGATTTATTAAGAGATTATCTTTATAGAGGCCAAACAGACCGCGCCCCATTTACAGTGTGGCGTAAGATCTATAAAAAAGAAATAATAAAAAAAATAAAGTTTGATGAAGGTAAAATTAATGAAGATATAGTTTTTAACTTTAAAGTATTATCAAAGGCTAATTCTTTAGTTCATACTTCTAAAATTGGGTATTACTACTATCAGGGAAATAAAAGTACAACCAGAAATGGATTAAGGAAAAGAGATTTTGATTTATTAGATGCTAGTGACCAATTAATAGAACTAGCAAAAAACGAAAAAAATAAGGAAATCTATTATTTAGCTCGTGTTAAAGAAGCAAGGTCCTACTTTTCGTTGTTGGCTAAAATTGCAATGTACGGTTTTGAAGATGATACATTAGACCAAAAGGAAGTAATCAAATCGCTCAAGAAAAATTTAAGAAAGAAATATACTTTCCTTCTTAAATCGCCAATTCCTTTGAGCAGAAAGCTAATGGCAGGTTTGTTAATAATAGATGTTAAACTTCTATCCGAGCCATTAAAAATGTATAAAAAAATAAAGAAATAA
- a CDS encoding glycosyltransferase, whose protein sequence is MSNSKFSVLLSVYRKEKKDYLLSSIKSILNQSVVPNEIVIVEDGPLGEELDSLINTFVKQYPKLIKLVKLGKNIGLGLALNEGLKACSFELVARMDTDDIAKKQRFEKQLQEFENNPQLSIVGTNTDEFISDPANVISRRVVPEKNKDILKFSRRRSPFNHPTVMYKKTDVLFCGGYKDFRRNQDYDLFVRMLNKGYKGYNIQESLLLFRADTGNLSRRKSWTKTKSDIYMRYNFLRKGYSSVYDFLITTGGFLIIFLTPLSMFDLINKHFLRK, encoded by the coding sequence ATGAGCAATTCAAAGTTTTCTGTTTTATTATCAGTTTATCGCAAAGAAAAAAAAGATTATTTGTTAAGTAGTATTAAAAGTATTTTGAATCAATCTGTTGTTCCAAATGAAATAGTAATTGTAGAGGATGGCCCTCTAGGTGAGGAACTTGATAGTTTAATTAATACTTTTGTAAAACAATATCCCAAACTAATTAAACTTGTAAAGTTGGGAAAGAATATCGGTTTAGGCCTAGCATTAAATGAAGGACTAAAAGCATGTTCTTTTGAACTTGTAGCAAGAATGGATACTGATGATATAGCTAAAAAGCAACGCTTTGAAAAACAACTCCAAGAATTTGAGAATAATCCACAGTTAAGTATTGTAGGAACAAATACTGATGAATTTATTTCAGATCCTGCTAATGTTATAAGCAGAAGAGTTGTCCCAGAAAAAAATAAAGATATTTTGAAATTTTCAAGAAGAAGGAGCCCATTCAATCATCCAACCGTCATGTATAAAAAAACAGACGTATTATTTTGTGGAGGGTATAAAGATTTCAGAAGAAATCAAGATTACGATTTGTTCGTTAGGATGTTAAACAAAGGTTACAAAGGCTATAATATTCAAGAATCACTATTATTGTTTAGAGCGGATACTGGAAATTTAAGCAGACGAAAGAGTTGGACTAAAACTAAAAGTGATATATACATGAGATATAATTTTTTAAGAAAAGGTTATTCTTCAGTATACGACTTTTTAATTACAACTGGAGGGTTTTTGATTATTTTTTTAACTCCACTTAGCATGTTTGATCTTATTAATAAGCATTTTTTAAGAAAATAA
- a CDS encoding TolB family protein gives MSLEKKVNHVLSQFPFIKKTVKRAYQLFFYSVSPKQKKIGEIKRVSPNDEYEYFFGYYDKSPWDSSDRYMLCLKVEDTSKSTAPKTIADIILIDTKNNNEIKKLASTNSWNVQQGAMVQWLGPNFDEEIIYNDFQNGDYCSVILNIKTNEQRIIEKPVYSVSSDGRWALTLDFSRLHRLREGYGYSNKEDSLKNEKVPNSAAIWKIDLLKNDIYPLITYTDFYDFQTSNSMKDAEHKVNHIMINPSGTRFMVLHRWINGGEKHTRLVTMDMDGNNLYNLNDDVMTSHCFWKNDTEIIAYANKNKLGTGYYLFNDQTTKFIQVLEELTNDGHPSYSPDGKYIVTDTYPNKNRMTSIFLAHNDKVQPLARVFAPFKYDNELRCDLHPRWNRAGNEISFDSVFEGKRGLYIVSIPLEK, from the coding sequence ATGTCTTTAGAAAAAAAAGTTAATCATGTCCTTTCACAATTCCCATTTATTAAAAAAACTGTAAAAAGAGCATACCAACTTTTCTTTTATAGTGTTTCACCAAAGCAAAAAAAAATAGGTGAAATAAAAAGAGTTTCTCCTAATGATGAATATGAGTATTTTTTTGGGTATTATGATAAATCTCCATGGGATAGCAGCGATAGATACATGTTATGTTTAAAAGTTGAAGATACATCAAAAAGTACAGCTCCAAAGACAATTGCTGATATTATACTTATTGACACAAAAAATAATAATGAAATAAAAAAATTAGCTAGCACGAATTCATGGAATGTACAACAAGGTGCTATGGTTCAGTGGTTAGGACCAAATTTTGATGAAGAAATCATTTATAATGATTTTCAAAATGGTGATTATTGTTCTGTAATACTAAATATTAAAACTAATGAACAGAGAATTATCGAAAAACCAGTTTATAGCGTTTCAAGTGATGGCAGGTGGGCACTTACTTTAGACTTTTCCAGACTTCATCGTCTTAGAGAAGGATATGGTTATTCTAATAAAGAAGACTCATTGAAAAATGAGAAAGTTCCTAATTCTGCTGCTATTTGGAAAATTGACTTATTAAAAAATGATATTTATCCCTTAATAACTTACACTGATTTTTATGATTTTCAGACTTCTAATTCTATGAAAGATGCAGAGCATAAAGTTAATCATATTATGATCAACCCTTCCGGTACAAGATTTATGGTATTGCATAGATGGATAAATGGTGGGGAAAAACACACTAGATTAGTAACCATGGATATGGATGGAAATAACTTATACAATTTAAATGATGATGTTATGACTTCACACTGTTTCTGGAAAAATGATACAGAAATAATAGCATATGCAAATAAGAATAAATTAGGAACAGGTTATTATTTGTTTAATGATCAAACAACAAAGTTTATTCAAGTTTTAGAAGAGCTAACAAATGACGGACATCCTAGTTATTCTCCTGATGGTAAATATATTGTTACAGATACTTATCCAAACAAAAATAGAATGACTTCTATTTTTCTTGCGCATAACGATAAGGTTCAGCCTTTGGCACGTGTGTTCGCCCCATTTAAATATGATAATGAACTTAGATGTGACTTGCATCCAAGATGGAATAGAGCTGGAAATGAAATTAGCTTTGATTCTGTTTTTGAAGGTAAAAGAGGATTGTACATTGTTAGTATTCCGCTTGAAAAATAA
- a CDS encoding glycosyltransferase encodes MKKILVYGVSNEIGGIEGFFINILSHLNDTSLSFDFITSSNAICQYEKTIIENGGKNFKVTAWGKNPIAHNKEIKELLKKSEYDYIWTNATSASNISIYKNIKKYTNSKLIIHSHGSAFESRNTGLKFKILKRLHFLNKKTLKNYGDILFASSKEASSWLFEDVRNVEIIKNGVDIKRFLFNPKTRKNIREELEISDKKVLINIGRLEDVKNQSFLLDIVFQLSKVDNNIVLLLVGEGSLEKILKRKIRDLNLNKHVILLGFKSNIEDYLVASDLFILPSKSEGLSIAAIEAQTTGLTCLVSNNVPLEINVTEKVNYMSLNHPIESWVNKIMNLLIKDNNRLEMAYVVEQSGFSIQNTVEIIKNILVKEGKKNE; translated from the coding sequence ATGAAAAAGATATTAGTTTACGGTGTATCAAATGAAATAGGAGGGATTGAAGGTTTTTTCATAAACATCCTATCTCATTTAAATGATACCTCATTATCGTTTGACTTTATAACTTCTTCAAATGCAATATGTCAATACGAAAAAACAATTATTGAAAATGGCGGTAAAAATTTTAAAGTCACCGCATGGGGCAAGAACCCAATCGCTCATAACAAAGAAATAAAAGAGCTATTAAAAAAAAGTGAGTATGATTATATTTGGACCAACGCTACCTCTGCAAGTAATATATCTATATATAAAAATATAAAAAAATACACTAATTCAAAGTTGATTATTCATTCGCACGGATCTGCTTTTGAATCAAGAAATACTGGATTAAAGTTTAAAATTTTAAAAAGATTACATTTTTTAAATAAGAAAACGTTAAAAAATTACGGAGACATTTTATTTGCAAGTTCAAAAGAAGCATCTTCATGGTTGTTTGAAGACGTTAGAAACGTAGAAATAATAAAAAACGGGGTAGACATCAAACGTTTTTTATTTAATCCGAAAACCCGAAAGAATATCCGAGAAGAGTTGGAAATTAGCGATAAAAAAGTGTTAATAAATATTGGAAGATTAGAAGATGTAAAAAACCAATCTTTTTTACTAGACATAGTTTTTCAGTTATCAAAAGTTGATAATAATATCGTATTACTATTAGTTGGAGAAGGAAGCTTGGAAAAAATTCTGAAAAGAAAAATTCGTGATTTAAACCTTAATAAACATGTTATTTTATTAGGATTTAAATCAAATATTGAAGATTATTTAGTAGCGTCAGATTTGTTTATTCTTCCTTCTAAAAGTGAAGGACTTTCAATTGCAGCAATTGAAGCTCAAACTACTGGTTTAACTTGCTTAGTCTCTAATAACGTACCTTTAGAAATAAATGTTACAGAAAAAGTTAATTATATGAGTTTAAATCATCCAATTGAAAGCTGGGTTAACAAAATCATGAATCTACTTATAAAAGATAATAACCGCTTAGAAATGGCTTATGTAGTTGAACAGAGTGGTTTTAGTATTCAAAATACTGTAGAAATCATTAAAAATATATTAGTGAAGGAAGGAAAAAAAAATGAATAA
- a CDS encoding glycosyltransferase, with protein MEIGIVILNYLNWEDTVECIQSIKTQTYDDLEIVVVDNCSNNMSIENIKKHLHNDTKIYFLQTKENLGFAKGNNIGISYCTNHLKIKNVFVVNNDTIFTDKLYFEKLARIDIKNSIGAVGTQIIGSDGNNQNPIEFSANLKSIIREYLFPMILFLRNIGILKQNINSDKEIENKNEDKNSENYILHGAAIFLTENYLNQINGFYPKTFLYYEENILGIIFKKMNLEMIYYNETSIYHKEDQSSIKSFSNQSKIKYKFGRKSVKEALKLFFIKPERIKKIVNEQKYYYDIK; from the coding sequence ATGGAAATAGGTATTGTGATATTGAACTATTTGAACTGGGAAGATACTGTTGAATGTATTCAATCTATTAAAACACAAACCTATGATGATTTAGAAATTGTAGTTGTAGATAACTGTTCAAATAATATGTCTATAGAAAATATCAAGAAGCATCTACACAATGATACAAAAATATATTTTTTACAGACAAAAGAGAATTTAGGATTTGCAAAGGGAAATAATATAGGTATCTCATACTGTACAAATCATTTAAAGATAAAAAATGTTTTTGTAGTGAATAATGATACAATTTTTACTGACAAGTTATATTTCGAAAAATTAGCAAGAATTGATATTAAAAATAGTATTGGGGCTGTTGGCACGCAAATAATTGGTAGCGATGGAAATAATCAAAACCCAATTGAGTTTAGTGCTAATCTTAAAAGTATTATAAGAGAATACCTTTTCCCGATGATTTTATTTTTAAGAAATATTGGAATTTTAAAACAAAATATAAATAGTGACAAAGAAATTGAAAACAAAAATGAAGACAAAAATAGTGAAAATTACATTTTACATGGAGCAGCAATTTTTTTAACTGAAAATTATTTAAACCAAATTAATGGATTTTATCCAAAAACTTTTTTGTACTATGAAGAAAATATTTTAGGGATTATTTTTAAGAAAATGAATTTAGAGATGATATACTATAATGAAACGAGTATTTACCATAAAGAAGATCAATCATCTATAAAAAGTTTTTCTAATCAATCTAAGATAAAGTATAAATTTGGGCGAAAAAGTGTTAAAGAAGCGTTGAAATTATTTTTTATAAAACCAGAGCGAATAAAAAAAATAGTTAATGAACAAAAGTATTATTACGATATAAAATAA
- a CDS encoding lipopolysaccharide biosynthesis protein: MAMSDFKSGIRYSAIGKYSNVIIQLLVNAVLSRILSPGDYGIVAIVQIFLAFFTLLADMGFGPAIIQNKTLKDTEISVIFQFSIYAAVLLGIIFTFLGYPVSLFYDNTVYIPIFVILGISVFFYALLVVPKAVLEKKKDFKSVNVVVIISGIIKGIVSIILAVMGFKYYSIIIGGIVQAIINFAYYYYKTRISPFEKFKWDPIKKIWQFSKNQFSFNFINYFSRNLDSILIGRFLDPTQLAFYNKSYQISLYPNQLLAGIITPVIQPIMSDYQEEKDVIEKVYLKITRILANIGIPVSVFCFFAAEEIILFIFGNQWGDSVLTFRILSVSIWLQMIASTTGAFYQSTNRTDLLLFSGIQSMILNALFIVYGIMNGTIESVAYMIVISFSVNFLVNNYLLMYKVFDSGFSKLITALKKPFILGILQLIFFILLPDLNFGIFVNLVIQVIVFAIAFFIGLLLTGQIKEMKKLIVK, translated from the coding sequence ATGGCAATGAGTGATTTCAAATCAGGAATTAGGTATAGTGCAATAGGAAAATATTCTAATGTAATTATCCAGTTGTTAGTAAATGCTGTTTTATCAAGGATACTTTCCCCAGGAGATTATGGAATTGTAGCTATTGTGCAAATATTTTTGGCGTTTTTCACATTGCTAGCAGATATGGGATTTGGGCCAGCAATAATACAGAATAAGACATTAAAGGACACTGAAATAAGTGTAATCTTTCAATTCTCAATCTATGCTGCTGTATTATTGGGTATCATTTTTACTTTTTTAGGATATCCAGTTAGCCTATTTTATGATAATACTGTTTATATTCCTATTTTTGTAATTTTAGGTATATCTGTATTTTTTTATGCACTACTAGTAGTACCTAAAGCCGTACTTGAAAAAAAGAAAGATTTTAAATCTGTAAATGTCGTGGTTATTATATCTGGTATTATTAAAGGGATAGTTTCAATAATATTAGCAGTGATGGGGTTTAAATATTATTCTATAATTATTGGTGGGATAGTTCAGGCTATCATAAATTTTGCGTATTATTATTATAAAACTAGGATTTCTCCCTTTGAAAAATTTAAATGGGATCCAATAAAAAAAATATGGCAATTTTCTAAAAACCAATTTTCGTTTAACTTTATTAATTATTTTTCTAGAAATTTAGATAGTATATTAATAGGTAGATTTTTAGACCCAACACAATTAGCATTTTATAACAAATCATACCAAATATCGTTATATCCAAATCAATTATTAGCTGGAATTATAACACCTGTAATCCAACCTATTATGTCTGATTATCAAGAGGAAAAAGATGTTATAGAGAAAGTATATTTGAAGATTACTAGAATCTTAGCAAATATTGGTATTCCGGTTTCTGTTTTTTGTTTCTTTGCTGCTGAGGAAATCATTTTATTTATTTTTGGTAATCAATGGGGAGATAGTGTCTTAACATTTCGTATTTTATCGGTATCAATATGGCTACAAATGATAGCAAGTACAACAGGAGCATTTTACCAATCAACAAATAGAACAGATTTACTTCTATTTTCTGGAATACAATCTATGATACTCAATGCCCTATTTATTGTTTATGGAATAATGAATGGTACAATTGAATCAGTTGCATATATGATAGTAATATCATTTTCAGTGAACTTTTTGGTCAATAATTATTTACTGATGTATAAAGTTTTCGATTCTGGTTTTTCAAAGCTAATAACGGCTCTGAAAAAACCATTTATTTTAGGAATACTTCAATTGATATTCTTTATATTGTTACCTGATTTAAACTTTGGTATTTTTGTTAACTTAGTTATACAAGTAATTGTTTTTGCTATTGCTTTTTTCATTGGATTATTGTTAACAGGTCAAATCAAAGAAATGAAAAAACTGATTGTAAAATGA
- a CDS encoding GDP-mannose 4,6-dehydratase: MIRENDADIILVTGAAGFIGSFLSKRLLESGKKVIGIDNLNDYYDVNLKKERLENLNTFENFKFKKIDIADKESVMDIFIEFNPAIVINLAAQAGVRYSLENPDAYIQSNLIGFFNILEACKNHPVDHLIYASSSSVYGNNKKVPFEETDKVDNPVSLYAATKKSNELMAHTYSHLYNIPATGLRFFTVYGPMGRPDMAYFGFADKYFANDLITIYNNGDFENDLYRDFTYIDDIVEGIVQLLLKQPEGKSEQVPHRILNIGNSQPVKLMEFITTLEKAFSQSLGRRVNFNKKYEPIKLGDVPATFASTDKLHELTGFKPTTSIKEGLQNFTDWYVNYYEKQ; encoded by the coding sequence ATGATAAGAGAAAATGATGCAGATATTATTTTAGTAACTGGCGCCGCAGGATTTATAGGATCTTTTTTATCTAAAAGATTATTAGAATCCGGAAAAAAAGTCATAGGTATTGATAATTTAAATGATTATTATGATGTAAATTTAAAAAAAGAAAGATTAGAAAATTTAAATACGTTTGAAAATTTCAAATTCAAGAAAATTGATATAGCAGATAAAGAATCAGTAATGGACATTTTTATAGAGTTTAATCCAGCAATAGTAATCAATTTAGCTGCACAAGCGGGTGTGCGATATTCCTTAGAGAACCCTGATGCATATATTCAAAGCAACTTGATAGGTTTCTTTAACATCTTAGAAGCCTGTAAAAATCATCCTGTTGACCATCTTATCTATGCTTCTTCGAGTTCAGTCTATGGAAATAATAAAAAGGTTCCTTTTGAAGAAACAGATAAAGTAGATAACCCTGTATCTTTATATGCTGCAACTAAAAAATCAAATGAATTAATGGCTCATACTTATAGCCATTTGTATAATATTCCTGCTACAGGATTGAGATTTTTTACCGTGTATGGCCCAATGGGTAGACCAGATATGGCATATTTTGGTTTTGCTGACAAATATTTTGCTAATGATTTAATTACAATTTATAATAATGGCGATTTTGAAAATGATTTATACCGTGATTTCACTTATATAGATGATATTGTGGAGGGAATAGTTCAATTACTGTTAAAACAACCAGAAGGAAAAAGTGAGCAAGTTCCTCATCGAATATTAAATATTGGAAATAGCCAACCAGTTAAATTAATGGAATTTATTACGACTTTAGAAAAAGCTTTCAGCCAATCTTTAGGTCGTAGAGTTAATTTTAATAAAAAATATGAGCCTATAAAACTTGGTGATGTTCCAGCAACATTTGCATCTACAGATAAATTGCATGAGTTGACTGGTTTTAAACCAACGACTTCAATAAAAGAAGGACTTCAAAACTTTACTGATTGGTATGTGAATTATTATGAAAAACAATGA